A window from Citrus sinensis cultivar Valencia sweet orange chromosome 3, DVS_A1.0, whole genome shotgun sequence encodes these proteins:
- the LOC102629376 gene encoding uncharacterized protein LOC102629376, producing the protein MLFSNHSPCDSPCAQQKPPPQCSTTMPSDFAVTSPCDTHTLCDPISTATHCATPPLCRPSSPKTRQSQGLYKIKVLIQKDLWKTFSLQVDLQISHFRANGSVTIEEQVCMFLHTLSHHLKNRTIGSRFFRSGETVSRYFNSVLNGVLQLHDVLLRAPEPVPENCTDERWKWFKNCLGALDETYIKVLVGENDKPRYQTRKGMESGGSSHTTGNKTGSRRAWTKEEEEKMLNILYALVANGSRADNGTFKSGSYKYIENELEKLQPGCGLKAYPHIDSKIRIWKKNYGVLFDMLNTSGFGWNDVRKCVEVDSEEVWKSYVESHKEAIN; encoded by the exons ATGTTGTTCTCAAATCACTCTCCTTGTGATTCTCCCTGTGCTCAACAGAAGCCACCTCCACAATGCTCCACCACTATGCCATCTGACTTCGCTGTCACCTCCCCGTGTGACACCCACACTCTGTGCGATCCCATCTCCACTGCTACCCATTGCGCAACACCACCACTGTGCCGACCTTCATCGCCTAAG ACAAGACAATCACAGG GCCTATATAAGATAAAAGTGTTGATCCAGAAAGACCTCTGGAAGACCTTCTCTTTACAAGTGGATCTTCAAATTTCTCATTTCAG GGCTAATGGTTCAGTGACAATTGAAGAGCAAGTTTGCATGTTTCTTCACACTTTGTCTCATCATCTCAAGAATCGCACAATTGGTAGTAGATTTTTCAGATCTGGTGAAACAGTTAGTAGATACTTCAACTCAGTATTAAATGGAGTGTTACAATTACATGATGTTTTACTAAGGGCACCAGAACCTGTACCAGAAAATTGCACTGATGAGAGATGGAAGTGGTTTAAG AATTGCTTAGGGGCATTGGATGAGACTTATATTAAAGTCCTTGTGGGAGAAAATGATAAGCCAAGATATCAAACAAGAAAGG GCATGGAGAGTGGAGGTTCAAGTCATACTACTGGAAATAAAACGGGGTCAAGACGAGCATGGacaaaagaggaagaagaaaaaatgttgAACATTTTATATGCACTAGTTGCAAACGGTAGTCGAGCTGATAATGGTACCTTCAAATCTGGAAGttacaaatatattgaaaatgaattagaaaaactGCAACCAGGTTGTGGTTTGAAGGCTTATCCACATATTGACTCTAAGATAAGAATATGGAAGAAAAATTATGGGGTGTTGTTTGATATGTTAAACACTAGCGGTTTTGGATGGAATGATGTGAGAAAATGTGTGGAGGTTGATAGTGAAGAAGTGTGGAAATCATACGTGGAG TCCCATAAAGAAGCAATCAATTGA
- the LOC127900544 gene encoding uncharacterized protein LOC127900544, whose translation MFFNCYMQLLIPVNFDGAHWVLARVDFRKNKVWIFDSLLTNRDDKRYKLKFKPLEVIFPQWLEYVGFYNIRPELQSEDPWKVIAVKSAPQQEPGTGDCGVFVLMVTMYLMFGLRLEFNASHVEYFRKKIAVDIFNDDIQL comes from the coding sequence ATGTTTTTCAATTGTTATATGCAGCTACTCATCCCTGTTAACTTCGACGGCGCGCATTGGGTACTAGCACGAGTTGACTTTCGAAAAAACAAAGTCTGGATTTTTGACTCATTACTCACAAATCGCGACGACAAAAGGTACAAGTTGAAATTCAAGCCACTTGAAGTGATATTCCCTCAATGGTTGGAATACGTTGGCTTCTACAATATCCGACCGGAGTTGCAGAGTGAAGACCCATGGAAAGTTATCGCAGTTAAGAGCGCGCCACAACAAGAGCCCGGAACTGGCGATTGCGGTGTTTTTGTATTGATGGTTAcgatgtatttaatgttcgGGCTTAGATTGGAGTTTAACGCTAGTCATGTCGAGTACtttagaaagaagattgcggttgatatatttaatgacgaTATTCAATTGTAA